GGCGGAGGCCCTGCAGTATCTGCTGGCCTCGCGTTACTGCCAGGTCGACCAGTTCGGCGGCATCGCGCAGGACCTCTTCGGCTTCTACGCGCCGGGCTGGGAAACCGCTGCGGCGATTCGCGACTGGGTCCACGAGAAGGTGGCATTCAATTACATGGCCGCCCGCTCGACAAAGACCGCGATGGACGTCTTTACGGAACGCATCGGCGTCTGCCGCGACTTCCAGCATCTGGCGGTCACGCTCACGCGCTGCATGAACATCCCCGCGCGCTATGTGACTGGCTACCTTGGAGATATCCGCGTCCCCGCAGGTGGCGCAGGCGACTTCTCGGCCTGGTATCAGGTGTATCTGGACGGCCGTTGGTGGGACATGGACGCGCGCCACAATGAGCCGCGTTATGGCCGCATTCTGATGGCCGTAGGCCGCGATGCCGCAGATGTCGCGATCACCACGAGCTTCGGCGTGGCCAACCTGACGCACTTCTTCGTGGAGTCGAAGGAGATCGACGCCGACGGAAACCCGGTGCCGCTGCCCGCCAAGGTGCCGCTGGCCGCGTTCCCGGAGGCTGAGGGCGAAGTGCAGGAGCGGTAACTGGCGGTGGCCAACCGCGTCTGCCATACTGAACCCTCGACAACCTATGCCCCCGCACCACGAGCCGCCTCTCGAAAACCCGAAGAAGTTCCCCGTGTGGGCGATGGGCCTGGCGAATGCGCCGACAGGGTTCGTCTACGGCTTCATCTCGACGGCGATGGGCATCATGCTCGCCTCGCGCGGCGTTTCGGTGGCGAAGATCGGTGCGATCTCTGCGCTGGCTTTCTCGCCGACATTCTGGGCGTGGCTCTTCGCTCCTATTCTAGATGTCCGCTTCACCAAGCGCTTCTACGCGTTGATTCTGGCGGTGCTGGCGGCTGTGCTGCTTGCCGGCGCGGTGGTGTCGATGGGCGATCTCTCCCGCTTCGCCATCTTGCTGACGGCTTCAAGCGTGGCGGCGACGCTCTACTCGAACGCTGTCGCGGGCTGGGCGCCGGATGTGCTCGCCGACGAAGAGTTCGACACGATGAGCGGCTGGTTCAACGTCGCGAACCTC
The nucleotide sequence above comes from Granulicella cerasi. Encoded proteins:
- a CDS encoding transglutaminase-like domain-containing protein encodes the protein MLIKSEFDIQFHLPAETPVIALLHAHPSLDEQLRSSDVLKVEHILPAAERENPLQLAVEEYIDSFGNRCSRFVAPAGAIRLSGVHIISAPETPDPQGVGIGATPIQDVPAEALQYLLASRYCQVDQFGGIAQDLFGFYAPGWETAAAIRDWVHEKVAFNYMAARSTKTAMDVFTERIGVCRDFQHLAVTLTRCMNIPARYVTGYLGDIRVPAGGAGDFSAWYQVYLDGRWWDMDARHNEPRYGRILMAVGRDAADVAITTSFGVANLTHFFVESKEIDADGNPVPLPAKVPLAAFPEAEGEVQER